A single window of Deltaproteobacteria bacterium DNA harbors:
- the modC gene encoding molybdenum ABC transporter ATP-binding protein: MLEVDVERRLGDFRIEARFRSDRGVTALFGRSGAGKTSIVNMVSGLLKPDRGRIEVDGHVLFDSAGGIDLPPWKRRIGYVFQEGRLFPHLTVRRNLLYGLRFAPAAERYLTIEQVVALLDLSALLPRRPWSLSGGEKQRVAVGRALLSNPRVLLMDEPLASLDVLMKREILPYVERLDEMGIPILYVSHSLDEVSRLARNLVLVSAGRVAAAGEVDEILNRLELWSPEDETETGTMLTTRVARHDAEAGITHLEFRGGELRVPLAEIPEGVAVRVWIRARDVGVATERPRGLSLRNVLRGTLVEIGGDRADAGPVTELRVRIGDTTLTALVTRGAVRELALAPGQEVYALIKSANLDRRQLSLVAAMAGPDRTLV; the protein is encoded by the coding sequence ATGCTTGAAGTGGACGTGGAGCGCCGCCTCGGGGACTTCCGCATCGAGGCCCGGTTCCGCAGCGACCGTGGCGTCACCGCCTTGTTCGGCCGTTCCGGCGCGGGCAAGACCTCTATCGTGAACATGGTGAGCGGGCTCCTGAAGCCCGATCGCGGGCGGATCGAGGTGGACGGCCACGTGCTGTTCGACAGCGCCGGCGGCATCGACCTGCCGCCCTGGAAGCGGCGCATCGGCTACGTGTTCCAGGAGGGCCGCCTGTTCCCCCACCTGACGGTACGGCGGAACTTGTTGTACGGCCTGCGCTTCGCCCCCGCCGCCGAGCGCTACCTGACCATCGAACAGGTGGTCGCGCTGCTGGACCTGAGCGCGCTGCTGCCGCGCCGGCCGTGGTCCCTCTCCGGCGGCGAGAAGCAGCGCGTGGCCGTGGGCCGGGCGCTCCTGAGCAACCCACGGGTGCTGTTGATGGACGAGCCGCTGGCGTCTCTCGACGTCCTCATGAAGCGGGAGATCCTTCCCTACGTCGAGCGGCTCGACGAAATGGGCATTCCGATTCTCTACGTGAGCCACTCGCTGGACGAGGTGTCGCGCCTGGCGCGCAACCTGGTCCTCGTGTCCGCGGGGCGGGTTGCGGCCGCGGGCGAAGTGGACGAGATCCTGAACCGGCTGGAGCTGTGGTCGCCGGAGGACGAAACCGAGACCGGCACCATGTTGACCACCCGGGTCGCGCGCCACGACGCCGAGGCCGGCATCACGCATCTCGAATTCCGCGGCGGCGAGTTGCGCGTGCCGCTGGCGGAGATCCCCGAAGGGGTGGCCGTGCGCGTGTGGATCCGCGCGCGCGACGTCGGCGTGGCCACGGAGCGGCCGCGCGGGCTGAGCCTGCGCAACGTGCTCAGGGGGACCCTGGTGGAGATCGGTGGGGACCGTGCCGACGCCGGCCCCGTGACCGAGCTCAGGGTGCGCATCGGCGACACGACGCTCACCGCGCTGGTGACGCGGGGGGCGGTGCGCGAGTTGGCGCTGGCGCCGGGCCAGGAGGTCTACGCCCTCATCAAGAGCGCCAACCTCGACCGCCGGCAACTCAGCCTGGTGGCGGCCATGGCCGGCCCGGATCGGACACTCGTGTGA
- the modB gene encoding molybdate ABC transporter permease subunit produces the protein MWSLSPAEIEALRLSVRIAAWSTVVTLPLAVLAAHVLARYRFWGKEILNGLLHMPLVLPPVVTGYLLLLLLGRRGLVGAWLEETFGLVFAFRWTGAVVAAAVVAFPLMVRPIRLSLEAVDQRLESAARTLGANRVWTWLTVTLPLSLPGMVAGAILGFTRSLGEFGATITFVSNIPGETQTLSLAVHSALQVPGGETGALRLTLVIVAVTIVALVASEMLGRYVARKTRGYTANA, from the coding sequence ATGTGGTCCCTGAGCCCGGCCGAGATCGAGGCCCTGCGCCTGAGCGTGCGCATCGCCGCCTGGAGCACGGTGGTCACCCTGCCCCTGGCGGTGCTGGCCGCGCACGTGCTGGCGCGCTACCGCTTCTGGGGCAAGGAGATTCTCAACGGCCTGTTGCACATGCCGCTGGTGCTGCCGCCGGTGGTCACCGGGTACCTCTTGCTGCTGCTGCTGGGGCGCCGCGGCCTGGTGGGGGCGTGGCTGGAAGAGACCTTCGGACTGGTCTTCGCCTTCCGCTGGACCGGGGCCGTGGTGGCGGCGGCGGTGGTGGCCTTTCCCTTGATGGTGCGGCCCATCCGGCTCTCCCTGGAAGCCGTCGACCAGCGCCTGGAGTCCGCCGCAAGGACCTTGGGAGCGAACCGTGTCTGGACCTGGCTCACGGTGACGCTGCCGTTGAGCCTGCCGGGCATGGTGGCGGGCGCGATCCTGGGCTTCACGCGGAGCCTGGGGGAGTTCGGCGCCACCATCACGTTCGTCTCCAACATCCCCGGAGAGACGCAGACGTTGTCGCTGGCGGTCCATTCCGCGCTGCAGGTGCCCGGCGGCGAGACCGGTGCCCTGCGTCTCACCCTAGTCATCGTGGCGGTCACCATCGTCGCGCTGGTGGCCTCGGAGATGCTCGGCCGTTATGTTGCCCGGAAGACGCGGGGGTACACGGCAAATGCTTGA
- the modA gene encoding molybdate ABC transporter substrate-binding protein, giving the protein MTVRGVRVLAGVLLLATVCAAPAAASERLLVFAAASLQGAVDAVAQGFERAGGARVALSFAASSTLARQIEQGAAADVYVSASPKWMDRLERRRWLRPGTRGDLLGNRLVLVAPAGSAAPVTIHSGFPLVRLLEGGRLAMGDPSYVPAGVYAKAALQTYGVWKAVAGRVAGTADVRRALALVARGEAPYGIVYVTDALADPKVAVVGTFPVHSHPPIHYSVAVPAASDHPQAERFLSFLWSPKARSVFEAHGFTGREP; this is encoded by the coding sequence ATGACGGTTCGGGGGGTCCGTGTGCTCGCGGGAGTCCTCCTCCTGGCGACGGTCTGCGCCGCCCCGGCCGCGGCGTCGGAGCGCCTGCTGGTTTTCGCCGCCGCCAGCCTTCAGGGCGCGGTGGACGCCGTCGCGCAAGGCTTCGAGCGCGCGGGCGGCGCACGGGTCGCGCTCTCCTTCGCCGCCAGTTCCACCCTGGCCCGGCAGATCGAGCAGGGCGCCGCCGCGGACGTCTACGTGTCGGCGAGTCCCAAGTGGATGGACCGGCTGGAGCGCCGGCGCTGGCTGCGGCCGGGCACCCGCGGCGACCTGCTCGGCAACCGGCTGGTGTTGGTGGCGCCGGCGGGGAGCGCCGCGCCCGTGACCATTCATTCCGGGTTTCCGCTGGTCCGCCTCCTGGAGGGAGGGCGGCTCGCCATGGGTGATCCGAGCTACGTCCCCGCGGGAGTGTACGCCAAGGCCGCGCTCCAGACCTACGGGGTGTGGAAGGCGGTGGCGGGCCGGGTGGCCGGCACCGCGGACGTGCGCCGGGCGTTGGCCCTGGTGGCGCGCGGCGAGGCGCCCTACGGCATCGTCTACGTCACCGATGCCCTTGCGGACCCGAAGGTGGCGGTGGTGGGCACCTTTCCGGTGCACTCCCACCCGCCCATCCACTATTCGGTGGCCGTGCCCGCCGCCAGCGACCACCCGCAGGCCGAGCGGTTCCTGAGCTTTCTCTGGTCGCCCAAGGCCCGGTCGGTGTTCGAGGCCCACGGCTTCACGGGGCGGGAGCCGTAG
- a CDS encoding amidase: MAGRKVPYDPATAKLLCYASAVPSFLDGGDTPRAYLERCLETIDALEPEVKAFVRMNVDGARKAADAAGARYKDGRPLSVVDGMPLAIKDVHETEDMPMEVGSPVLKDFHTGWDGAAVHALRKGGALILGKTVTTEFAFAAPGPTRNPWDVSRTPGGSSSGSAAAVGAGMVPAATGTQVRGSVLRPAAYCGTYAIKASYGAINTLGGFPSAPSLAHLGILAGTLEDMWGTAWYISHGAGGDPGHPSLNGEPTLPPARKPGRVVRLESAGWDVTADDTRAVFEGYVETLRSRGVAVAGRAEDPDVEALERKLRELPEVILLMLTYEGRYPLALYADRCPELLSERVRERVEAGRSLTPADYARALDWCHAFRRQWEAMARGTDAFITLNSVDAAPVGMPVGNSIYGELSSVVGVPTLNLPLLALDEMPLGVQLLGYFRKDSELVGIGRWLAES, translated from the coding sequence ATGGCTGGACGGAAAGTTCCCTACGACCCCGCGACCGCGAAGCTCTTGTGCTACGCGTCCGCGGTCCCTTCCTTTCTCGACGGCGGCGACACCCCGCGGGCGTATCTCGAGCGCTGCCTGGAGACCATCGACGCGCTGGAGCCGGAAGTCAAAGCCTTCGTGCGGATGAACGTGGACGGCGCCCGCAAGGCGGCCGACGCCGCCGGCGCGCGCTACAAGGACGGACGGCCGCTCTCGGTAGTGGACGGCATGCCCCTGGCCATCAAGGACGTCCACGAAACCGAGGACATGCCCATGGAAGTGGGCAGCCCGGTGCTCAAGGACTTCCACACCGGCTGGGACGGCGCCGCGGTCCACGCCCTGCGCAAGGGCGGCGCGCTCATCCTGGGCAAGACGGTAACCACCGAGTTCGCCTTTGCCGCCCCCGGACCCACCCGCAACCCGTGGGACGTGTCGCGCACGCCCGGGGGCTCCTCCAGCGGCAGCGCCGCCGCGGTGGGCGCGGGCATGGTGCCGGCGGCCACCGGCACCCAGGTGCGCGGCTCGGTGCTGCGGCCGGCGGCCTACTGCGGCACCTACGCCATCAAGGCCTCCTACGGCGCCATCAACACCCTGGGGGGATTCCCGTCGGCCCCAAGCCTGGCCCATCTGGGGATTCTCGCGGGCACCCTGGAGGACATGTGGGGCACGGCCTGGTACATCTCCCACGGCGCCGGCGGCGACCCGGGCCATCCGAGTCTCAACGGCGAGCCCACGCTGCCGCCCGCGCGCAAGCCCGGGCGGGTTGTCCGGCTGGAAAGCGCCGGATGGGACGTCACCGCGGACGACACCCGGGCGGTCTTCGAAGGTTACGTGGAGACGTTGCGGTCCAGGGGCGTGGCGGTGGCGGGCCGGGCCGAGGACCCCGACGTGGAGGCGCTGGAGCGGAAGCTCCGGGAACTGCCCGAGGTGATCCTGCTCATGCTCACCTATGAAGGGCGCTACCCGCTGGCGCTCTACGCCGACCGCTGCCCCGAGCTCTTGAGCGAGCGCGTACGGGAGCGGGTGGAGGCGGGCCGGAGCCTCACACCCGCGGACTATGCGCGGGCGCTGGACTGGTGCCATGCCTTCCGCCGGCAATGGGAAGCCATGGCGCGCGGCACCGACGCGTTCATCACGCTGAACTCGGTGGACGCCGCGCCCGTGGGCATGCCGGTGGGCAACTCCATCTACGGCGAGCTCTCGTCGGTGGTGGGCGTTCCCACCCTGAACCTGCCGCTGCTGGCGCTCGACGAAATGCCGCTGGGCGTTCAATTGCTCGGTTACTTTCGCAAGGATTCGGAGCTCGTGGGCATCGGACGCTGGCTGGCGGAGAGCTGA
- a CDS encoding NAD-binding protein: MKVLVSLLVSFMEHPETRRNLGVLLKFVGILVGIITVYSVLFHVIMVGVEGKDHSWVTGFYWALTVMSTLGFGDIVFDSDLGRIFSILVLLSGIILLLILLPFTLIRSFYGPWLESQIRGRAPRQVPDDLADHVIICGYDALATGLIERLALYDIPYRVIEPDPAEAARKHREGLSVIAGDVDSRQTYVNMRASRARLILANLGDAVNTNITITARDMAPNVPIIATAETEDAIDVLELSGCTHVLPLHQQLAERLANRVNAGHAEVHVIGGIRDLRIAEFAVHNTPFAGRTIRETQIREATGLEVVSVWDRGKLLPARPDTYLSHSSLLMVAGTEQQILELNLLLVIYDINYNPVLVIGGGKVGRATARALRRKEVDVHLIERNEALRARIGEIPSRLFLGEAADRDLIMEAGLSNTPAVVLSGSDDAMNIYLAVYCRRLNPEVLILSRITHSRNLEAIYRAGADFALSYTSQGVEDIFAQLHGQELLVIGEGVELFVVPAPSSLVGRDLGGCAVSERTGLTVVGIQQNGLVVTNPPPSTSLHKGSELIMLGSTEQRQAFADSFG, from the coding sequence GTGAAAGTCCTCGTCAGCCTGCTCGTCTCCTTCATGGAGCATCCGGAAACCCGGCGCAACCTCGGGGTGCTGCTCAAGTTCGTCGGCATCCTCGTGGGCATCATCACCGTCTATTCCGTCCTCTTCCACGTCATCATGGTCGGCGTGGAAGGCAAGGACCACTCCTGGGTCACGGGGTTCTACTGGGCCCTGACGGTCATGAGCACGCTGGGGTTCGGCGACATCGTCTTCGACAGCGACCTGGGAAGGATCTTCAGCATCCTCGTCCTCCTGTCGGGCATCATCCTGTTGCTCATCCTGCTGCCCTTCACCCTGATCCGTTCGTTCTACGGGCCGTGGCTGGAATCCCAGATACGCGGCCGCGCGCCCCGCCAAGTGCCGGATGACCTCGCGGACCACGTCATCATCTGCGGTTACGACGCGCTGGCGACGGGCCTGATCGAGCGGCTGGCCCTTTACGACATCCCCTACCGCGTCATCGAGCCGGACCCCGCGGAGGCCGCCCGCAAGCACCGCGAGGGGCTCTCGGTCATCGCCGGCGACGTGGACAGCCGGCAGACCTACGTCAACATGCGGGCGTCACGCGCGCGTCTCATCCTCGCCAACCTCGGCGACGCGGTGAACACCAACATCACCATCACGGCGCGCGACATGGCCCCAAACGTCCCCATCATCGCCACCGCCGAGACCGAGGACGCCATCGACGTGCTGGAACTGAGCGGCTGCACCCATGTGCTGCCGCTGCACCAGCAACTCGCGGAACGGCTCGCCAACCGCGTCAACGCCGGCCATGCCGAGGTGCACGTCATCGGCGGCATCCGCGACCTGCGAATCGCCGAGTTCGCCGTGCACAACACGCCGTTCGCCGGCCGCACCATTCGCGAGACGCAAATCCGCGAAGCCACCGGCCTGGAGGTCGTCAGCGTGTGGGATCGCGGCAAGCTCCTGCCCGCCCGGCCCGACACGTACCTCTCCCATTCCAGCCTGCTGATGGTGGCGGGCACCGAGCAGCAGATCCTGGAACTCAACCTGCTGCTGGTGATCTACGACATCAACTACAACCCGGTGCTCGTCATCGGCGGCGGCAAGGTGGGGCGGGCCACGGCCCGGGCGCTGCGGCGCAAGGAAGTGGACGTGCATCTCATCGAGCGCAACGAGGCCCTGCGGGCGCGCATCGGCGAGATTCCCAGCCGGCTCTTCCTCGGCGAGGCCGCGGACCGGGACCTGATCATGGAGGCGGGTCTCAGCAACACCCCCGCGGTGGTGCTGTCCGGCAGCGACGACGCCATGAACATCTACCTGGCGGTCTACTGCCGCCGGCTCAACCCCGAGGTCCTCATCCTGAGCCGCATCACCCACTCGCGGAACCTCGAAGCCATCTACCGCGCCGGCGCCGACTTCGCCCTCAGCTACACCTCCCAGGGTGTCGAGGACATCTTCGCTCAACTCCACGGCCAGGAACTGCTGGTCATCGGCGAAGGCGTGGAGCTGTTCGTGGTGCCCGCGCCGTCCTCCCTCGTGGGCCGCGACCTCGGCGGCTGCGCCGTCTCCGAGCGCACCGGCCTCACCGTCGTCGGCATCCAGCAGAACGGTCTCGTCGTCACCAACCCGCCGCCCTCCACGTCCCTGCACAAGGGGAGCGAGCTGATCATGCTCGGCAGCACCGAGCAGCGGCAGGCCTTTGCGGACAGTTTCGGGTGA
- a CDS encoding response regulator gives MEHPGEFKPEKGAARDCPAPPSAAIVEALMDTSPVGVVVFDARRGEPVSLNPEAKRIVEGLRAPGRSAAQVLEAVRCRRADGREAALDELGRAEPLRAEEVLLLAPDGRSVKTLVNATPIRSAGEELESVVVTLQDLTPLEDLERLRAEFLDMVSHGLRAPLTSIKGSAATVLEAPADLDRAEMLQFFRIIDEQADTMRGLISDLMDAGRMDAGTLSVTAQPSEARALVDQARNTFLSGGSRHTVLIDLPPDLPRMMADRRRVVQVLHNLLANAARRAPVSSPIRVAAARDGTHVAISVSDEGRGVPPELLPRLFQKHPGGGNGEGLGLVICKGLVEAHGGRIWAASGGPGQGARFTFTLPVAEGEPAGPPRSRSRPPREREPTPVLVVDDDPHVLRYVKDVLANAGYSPLVTADHRELSRIIGTERPRLVLLDLILPGADGIELMESVPELADVPVIFISGYGRDETIARALEAGAADYIVKPFSPTELTARVRAALRRHMEPEPFVLEDLAIHYEQRRVTLGGRPVRLTATEYDMLRVLSANAGRVSTYEALIRQVWRGEDSGDPELVRTFVKKLRRKLGDNAARPTYIFNERGVGYRMARPARADA, from the coding sequence TTGGAACATCCCGGTGAATTCAAGCCCGAGAAAGGGGCAGCGCGCGACTGTCCCGCGCCGCCGAGCGCGGCGATCGTCGAGGCGCTGATGGATACGTCACCGGTGGGCGTGGTTGTGTTCGATGCGCGCCGCGGAGAGCCGGTGTCGCTCAATCCGGAGGCGAAGCGGATCGTCGAAGGGCTGCGCGCGCCGGGGCGCTCGGCGGCGCAGGTGCTGGAGGCGGTGCGGTGCCGGCGCGCGGACGGGCGCGAAGCGGCGCTGGACGAACTGGGGAGGGCGGAGCCGCTACGCGCCGAGGAGGTCCTGCTGCTGGCCCCCGACGGCCGCAGCGTGAAGACGCTGGTCAACGCCACGCCGATCCGTTCCGCGGGCGAAGAGTTGGAGTCGGTGGTGGTGACGCTGCAGGACCTGACGCCGCTGGAGGACTTGGAGCGGCTGCGGGCGGAGTTCCTGGACATGGTGAGCCACGGACTGCGCGCGCCGCTGACGTCCATCAAGGGCTCGGCGGCCACCGTGCTGGAGGCGCCGGCGGACCTGGACCGGGCCGAGATGCTGCAGTTCTTCCGCATCATCGACGAGCAGGCGGACACCATGCGCGGGCTCATCAGCGACCTGATGGATGCCGGGCGCATGGACGCGGGGACCCTGTCGGTGACGGCGCAACCGTCGGAAGCGCGGGCCCTGGTGGATCAGGCGCGGAACACCTTCCTGAGCGGCGGGAGCCGGCACACGGTGCTCATCGACCTGCCGCCGGACCTGCCGCGGATGATGGCCGACCGGCGGCGCGTCGTGCAGGTGCTGCACAACCTGTTGGCCAACGCGGCGCGGCGCGCGCCGGTGTCGTCGCCGATCCGGGTGGCGGCGGCGCGGGACGGGACGCACGTGGCCATCTCGGTGTCGGACGAAGGGCGCGGCGTGCCGCCGGAGTTGCTGCCGCGGCTGTTCCAGAAGCACCCGGGCGGGGGCAACGGGGAGGGGCTCGGGCTGGTCATCTGCAAGGGGCTGGTGGAGGCCCACGGAGGCCGTATATGGGCGGCGAGCGGCGGCCCGGGCCAGGGCGCGCGCTTCACCTTCACGCTGCCGGTGGCCGAAGGGGAGCCCGCGGGGCCTCCCCGGAGCCGTTCCCGCCCCCCTCGGGAACGCGAGCCGACGCCCGTGCTCGTGGTGGACGACGACCCGCACGTGCTCCGCTACGTCAAGGACGTCCTCGCCAACGCGGGCTATTCCCCCCTCGTCACCGCCGACCATCGGGAGTTGTCCCGCATCATCGGGACGGAACGGCCCCGGTTGGTGCTCCTGGACCTGATCCTGCCCGGGGCCGACGGCATCGAGTTGATGGAAAGCGTCCCCGAACTCGCCGATGTGCCGGTCATCTTCATCTCCGGCTACGGCCGCGACGAGACCATCGCAAGGGCGCTCGAGGCCGGCGCCGCGGACTACATCGTCAAGCCCTTCTCGCCCACGGAACTGACCGCGCGGGTGCGGGCGGCTTTGCGCAGGCACATGGAACCCGAACCCTTCGTGCTGGAGGATCTCGCCATCCATTACGAACAGCGGCGGGTGACGCTGGGCGGCCGCCCCGTGCGCCTCACCGCCACGGAGTACGACATGCTGCGCGTGCTCTCGGCCAACGCGGGACGGGTATCGACGTACGAGGCTCTCATCCGCCAGGTGTGGCGCGGGGAGGATTCGGGCGACCCGGAACTCGTGCGCACCTTCGTCAAGAAGCTCCGCCGCAAGCTCGGCGACAATGCCGCGCGGCCCACCTACATCTTCAACGAACGCGGCGTCGGCTACCGCATGGCGCGGCCGGCGCGCGCGGACGCCTGA